A stretch of the Ascaphus truei isolate aAscTru1 chromosome 4, aAscTru1.hap1, whole genome shotgun sequence genome encodes the following:
- the LOC142491961 gene encoding uncharacterized protein LOC142491961, with protein sequence MEQVSSPGSASSTLLEEHHGDEDDEYDEDDATEETEIQSCDHEEVPIETVVPPNRPSTSTYDAIVASEGKIVDAENRRHSDMMTVLERMIGLQEETVSQLAHLHRVFIEVPKQLQKINTSFEALVVQQTQANYWRMTNVPQFNTSQPGSVHAGQFSPHSSDIHSPGPNVTGQVADIAVQVPDDILPLPSVQIQQQTPTKEATKTKQDTHETDQPSLVQCLPTCSHVSLGTSPVREQSLPKSPVGESLPKSPVGESLPKSPVGESLPKSPVGESLPKSPVGESLPKSPVGESLPKSPVGESLATSPVGESLATSPVGEQSLATSPAREVPEATQSGSVVPKVGGKRKRKIQETTSRPVTRSQKEQKK encoded by the exons atggaacaagtgtcttcacctgggtcagccagctcaacactactagaag aacatcatggtgatgaggatgatgagtatgatgaggatgacgccacagaagagactgaaatacaatcatgtgaccatgaagaggtgccaatagaaactgttgtaccgccaaatcgtccatcaacttccacatacgatgcaattgtagcttcagagggaaaaatagtggacgcagaaaatcgtcgccattcagacatgatgacagtgctggaaaggatgattggactgcaggaagaaacagtatcacaattggcacatctccacagagtcttcattgaagtgcctaaacagttgcaaaaaatcaacacctcattcgaagcattagttgttcagcaaacacaagctaattactggagaatgactaatgtaccacaattcaacacctcccagccaggatctgttcatgcaggtcagttttcaccacattcatctgatattcattcaccaggcccaaatgttaccggtcaagtagcagacattgctgtgcaggttcctgatgacatcctaccgctgccatctgtacaaattcagcagcagacacctacaaaggaggcgacaaaaacaaaacaagacacacatgaaacagaccaaccatcacttgtgcagtgtctaccaacttgctcacatgtgtcactgggcacaagccctgtccgtgaacagtcactacccaaaagccctgtaggtgagtcgctgcccaaaagccctgtaggtgaatcgctgcccaaaagccctgtaggtgagtcgctgcccaaaagccctgtaggtgagtcgctgcccaaaagccctgtaggtgaatcgctgcccaaaagccctgtaggtgaatcactgcccaaaagccctgtaggtgagtcactggccacaagccctgtaggtgagtcactggccacaagccccgtaggtgaacagtcactggccacaagccctgcccgtgaagtgccagaggccactcaaagtggctctgttgtgcctaaagttggtggcaaaagaaaaaggaaaattcaagagacaacaagcaggcctgttactcgctcgcaaaaggaacaaaaaaaataa